The following is a genomic window from Methanoplanus sp. FWC-SCC4.
CAAGATGTCTGTGGCTGGTCCACTTATATGCAGTCAGGTTGTCGGCCACATTTGTGTACTGGTTTGTTTTTGACGGGTTTACTCCCGCACCCGATACCCCTGTTTTGGAGTCATAAATGATTGTGTGTGCGAGTTTTGCAAGCGGCGCTGCCGCAAGGGTCGCCCCTGTCGGGAAGCATCCCGGATTTGCAACAAAGTCCGCACCTTTTATGACTTCCCTGTGCAGTTCCGGGAGACCGTAGGGCGCCTCGAAATAACAGGTGTGTTCCACACCGTACGTGCTCTCGTAAATGTCCTTTGAAAGTCTGTAATCCGCACTGAGATCGACAGTTTTAATCCCCCTCTCTTTGAGCTGACCTGCATATTTCATCGCAGCAGTGTGTGGCACTGCAAGAAATGCAAAATCTGCATCGAGATTTTCGATATCAGGGTTTGTAAATTTAATATCGGTTAAATCCTTGAGATTTCTGTGGACAGAAGAAACCGGTTTTCCCTCTTCACTTCTGGAAGTTGCGCAGGTAACTTCCGCTTTGGAGTGTAAAAGAAGGAGGCGGATGAGATCCCCGCCTGTGAAACCGGACGCTCCGATGATTGCAATATCCATGATGAATAATATTGGATACTGACCGGATTAATTCTTTGCGCCGAAGCGATAGTACAGTCTGTTTGCCAGAGATTCTATCTTTTCCCTGTTTTCAATACCTAAAATAAGATCATCGGGAATGCCTGTCTGCCCGTACTCTGCGCCAAGCCATGCGCCGCAGATGAAGGCTATTGTATCAGTGTTTCCCCCGAGCTGTGATGCGATATAAAGAAGGTCAGGATAATCTCCGTATTTTTGTATCAGGTAGTAAGCCATCGGGAGTGTCTGATAGATGCTTACATCGTTTCCTATGACTGCAAGTGCGGAATCAAGTGAGATATTGTCCTTTGCAAGTCTGATGGCCTCGCCTGTCTTAATTCCCAGTGTTTCATCTTCCAGAAACGCATTTTTTTGTGCATTTGAGAGAGGATCAAAGTCACTGTTTATTGTTGAGAAAATCAGGGATGCAAATGAAACGACGGCTGCATGTGCCCCCGGATGCGTA
Proteins encoded in this region:
- the argC gene encoding N-acetyl-gamma-glutamyl-phosphate reductase, which codes for MDIAIIGASGFTGGDLIRLLLLHSKAEVTCATSRSEEGKPVSSVHRNLKDLTDIKFTNPDIENLDADFAFLAVPHTAAMKYAGQLKERGIKTVDLSADYRLSKDIYESTYGVEHTCYFEAPYGLPELHREVIKGADFVANPGCFPTGATLAAAPLAKLAHTIIYDSKTGVSGAGVNPSKTNQYTNVADNLTAYKWTSHRHLAEMRQEAKFLGSSAKCHFTPHLLPVNRGILTTAHILLNEPLTQEEVEKLYQDRYKNEFFVRLQNPSLGGVRGSNFCDIGVESEGTRIVAVSAIDNLVKGASGQAIQNMNIMCGFEETDGLRFGPVFP
- a CDS encoding ADP-ribosylglycohydrolase family protein is translated as MQNEYRGAMLGGAVGDALGMPFETTPPSLRQLKDGYTRPPKWHPNSGLPAGGYTDDTQIVMLASELFASGNFSPATYAESLKQLHIRNGFRFADGTILTACRHLLKDRKENSGCNSTTAGCIPLGLPFALVYKDPVLMREELVKATAVTHTHPGAHAAVVSFASLIFSTINSDFDPLSNAQKNAFLEDETLGIKTGEAIRLAKDNISLDSALAVIGNDVSIYQTLPMAYYLIQKYGDYPDLLYIASQLGGNTDTIAFICGAWLGAEYGQTGIPDDLILGIENREKIESLANRLYYRFGAKN